In Topomyia yanbarensis strain Yona2022 chromosome 2, ASM3024719v1, whole genome shotgun sequence, one DNA window encodes the following:
- the LOC131681961 gene encoding uncharacterized protein LOC131681961 isoform X3: MVYYSLIKYVSLMFELVARRIRLLDQLPCGATRKHRERELDVVIQQHYLALRCAELLEELISPILLAQFLGCVLVWCLLILYITMSYGISDEIYSFRWYDAPISVQKKAMLISARSQKIVGVTAFKFYFVSIEQFGKVMFRNVTSTICVECTSINDH, from the exons ATGGTCTACTACAGTCTGATAAAGTACGTCTCGCTGATGTTTGAGCTGGTAGCCAGACGCATTCGGTTACTGGATCAGTTGCCCTGCGGGGCTACTCGAAAGCATCGGGAGCGGGAGCTGGATGTAGTCATTCAGCAGCATTATTTGGCCTTGAG ATGCGCTGAGCTCCTGGAGGAACTTATTAGTCCAATTTTGCTGGCCCAATTTCTCGGTTGCGTTCTCGTGTGGTGTCTGCTGATTTTATATATAACAATG AGCTACGGCATTTCAGATGAAATCTACAGCTTCCGCTGGTACGACGCCCCGATTTCCGTGCAGAAAAAGGCAATGCTGATTTCCGCCCGATCCCAAAAAATTGTCGGTGTTACGGCGTTTAAATTCTACTTTGTTAGCATCGAACAATTCGGCAAGGTAATGTTCCGGAACGTGACTAGCACCATTTGTGTGGAATGTACGTCGATAAATGACCACTGA
- the LOC131681961 gene encoding odorant receptor 24a-like isoform X1, protein MVYYSLIKYVSLMFELVARRIRLLDQLPCGATRKHRERELDVVIQQHYLALRCAELLEELISPILLAQFLGCVLVWCLLILYITMNIDNMGAINTLILCEVLAFEMLAFSFLGSELTHVSYGISDEIYSFRWYDAPISVQKKAMLISARSQKIVGVTAFKFYFVSIEQFGKVMFRNVTSTICVECTSINDH, encoded by the exons ATGGTCTACTACAGTCTGATAAAGTACGTCTCGCTGATGTTTGAGCTGGTAGCCAGACGCATTCGGTTACTGGATCAGTTGCCCTGCGGGGCTACTCGAAAGCATCGGGAGCGGGAGCTGGATGTAGTCATTCAGCAGCATTATTTGGCCTTGAG ATGCGCTGAGCTCCTGGAGGAACTTATTAGTCCAATTTTGCTGGCCCAATTTCTCGGTTGCGTTCTCGTGTGGTGTCTGCTGATTTTATATATAACAATG AATATTGATAACATGGGAGCAATCAATACATTGATTCTATGCGAAGTTCTGGCCTTTGAAATGTTAGCATTCTCTTTCTTAGGATCGGAATTGACGCATGTT AGCTACGGCATTTCAGATGAAATCTACAGCTTCCGCTGGTACGACGCCCCGATTTCCGTGCAGAAAAAGGCAATGCTGATTTCCGCCCGATCCCAAAAAATTGTCGGTGTTACGGCGTTTAAATTCTACTTTGTTAGCATCGAACAATTCGGCAAGGTAATGTTCCGGAACGTGACTAGCACCATTTGTGTGGAATGTACGTCGATAAATGACCACTGA
- the LOC131681961 gene encoding odorant receptor 85b-like isoform X2 — translation MVYYSLIKYVSLMFELVARRIRLLDQLPCGATRKHRERELDVVIQQHYLALRCAELLEELISPILLAQFLGCVLVWCLLILYITMNIDNMGAINTLILCEVLAFEMLAFSFLGSELTHVSYGISDEIYSFRWYDAPISVQKKAMLISARSQKIVGVTAFKFYFVSIEQFGKAVQTTYSFYLVMKNLFNG, via the exons ATGGTCTACTACAGTCTGATAAAGTACGTCTCGCTGATGTTTGAGCTGGTAGCCAGACGCATTCGGTTACTGGATCAGTTGCCCTGCGGGGCTACTCGAAAGCATCGGGAGCGGGAGCTGGATGTAGTCATTCAGCAGCATTATTTGGCCTTGAG ATGCGCTGAGCTCCTGGAGGAACTTATTAGTCCAATTTTGCTGGCCCAATTTCTCGGTTGCGTTCTCGTGTGGTGTCTGCTGATTTTATATATAACAATG AATATTGATAACATGGGAGCAATCAATACATTGATTCTATGCGAAGTTCTGGCCTTTGAAATGTTAGCATTCTCTTTCTTAGGATCGGAATTGACGCATGTT AGCTACGGCATTTCAGATGAAATCTACAGCTTCCGCTGGTACGACGCCCCGATTTCCGTGCAGAAAAAGGCAATGCTGATTTCCGCCCGATCCCAAAAAATTGTCGGTGTTACGGCGTTTAAATTCTACTTTGTTAGCATCGAACAATTCGGCAAG GCAGTTCAAACAACCTACTCATTCTATCTGGTGATGAAAAATCTCTTCAATGGTTAA